One segment of Alistipes finegoldii DSM 17242 DNA contains the following:
- a CDS encoding glycosyltransferase family 4 protein, with protein sequence MRYGAGINGGSEVHCRMLAERLRDKYDVEVLTTTLKDFNNPSDQYPAGESHESGITIRRFVPHPGFNGRESRRLLQKSKPVRRLRYWLSQAGVLRLLAAIHPIWNLGFDKETAYQHSTVSYAPDLLRYIEEHRDDYAAFIPMCYFHAQTIFAGLQVPQKSILIPMAHPEKWLFPAIYTRLFTQVRHIAFNTEAERRLCLRIFGPRLAPSSIVGTGIELAPAAAWEHVKAKFNLPDKYALYLGRVTTGKINTLLPDFQTYNRTYKQQSKLVLVGSLSPEIKYPDDPNIILTGFVSEEEKSAIIRHATLMINPSRFESLSLLLLEAMQNRVPVLVNGASEVLKDHCQQSGAALYYKGRRDFCRQLHKLFTDERLRREISEKGPAYVEQNYSWEVIVRKLSALIESI encoded by the coding sequence GTGCGCTACGGAGCCGGCATCAACGGCGGATCGGAAGTGCATTGCCGGATGCTTGCAGAAAGACTGCGGGATAAATATGACGTCGAGGTATTGACCACGACGCTCAAGGACTTCAACAACCCCTCGGACCAATATCCTGCAGGCGAAAGCCATGAAAGCGGAATAACCATCCGGCGGTTTGTACCGCATCCCGGCTTCAACGGCAGGGAAAGCCGCCGGCTGCTTCAGAAATCCAAACCTGTCCGCAGACTCCGCTATTGGTTGTCGCAAGCCGGCGTGTTGCGTCTCCTTGCGGCAATTCACCCGATCTGGAATCTCGGCTTCGACAAGGAAACCGCCTACCAGCATTCGACGGTCTCCTACGCCCCCGACCTGCTGCGCTACATCGAAGAACATCGGGACGATTATGCGGCATTCATTCCCATGTGCTATTTCCATGCACAGACCATTTTCGCAGGGCTGCAGGTTCCCCAAAAAAGCATACTGATTCCGATGGCACACCCGGAAAAATGGCTTTTCCCGGCCATTTACACCCGGTTGTTCACGCAGGTTCGCCATATTGCGTTCAACACCGAAGCCGAACGCAGGCTATGCCTGCGCATTTTCGGGCCGCGATTGGCGCCGAGCAGCATCGTAGGCACCGGCATAGAACTCGCGCCCGCCGCAGCGTGGGAGCATGTCAAAGCGAAATTCAATCTTCCGGATAAATATGCGCTTTATCTCGGACGGGTCACAACCGGCAAGATAAACACATTGCTGCCCGATTTTCAGACTTACAACCGGACATACAAGCAGCAGTCGAAACTGGTTTTGGTCGGGAGTCTGTCTCCGGAAATCAAATATCCCGACGATCCGAATATCATTTTGACGGGATTCGTTTCCGAAGAAGAAAAAAGCGCGATTATCCGGCACGCAACTCTGATGATCAATCCATCGCGTTTCGAAAGTCTCTCCCTGCTGCTGCTCGAAGCCATGCAAAACCGCGTTCCCGTATTGGTAAACGGAGCCAGCGAAGTGCTGAAGGACCATTGCCAGCAAAGCGGCGCGGCACTTTACTACAAAGGACGCAGGGACTTCTGCCGCCAGCTTCACAAACTCTTTACGGATGAGCGGCTGCGACGCGAAATAAGCGAAAAAGGACCGGCTTATGTCGAACAGAATTACAGTTGGGAAGTCATCGTCCGTAAACTGAGCGCCCTGATCGAAAGCATCTGA
- a CDS encoding glycosyltransferase — MQLQTIAFFNWLYPYGGAETVTHNLASFFHKQGYRIILYIEKLNRELLCDEERAIFQFRELPAGPDPKKPANVDFLCRSLQEESVDCIIVQGIDAIPFAEIKRRTRCRMIFCLHNIPFWEEYAWRELKSTEIPNPTFLRRLEFLFLRRPLDRITRKRLHRTEKMYAGMMPHLDRMLLLCDQYKEDFMQALKASGHPGSDAPASKYGAILNPLLPAAAAPVSPKEKIVLYVGRFHRAHKRVDRLLKIWKTVERRNPDWKLILVGCGEEDENLRKLAVRLRLQRAEFAGYHADVTPFYRRATFMCLTSNFEGLPMSLMEGQQYGVIPVSFDSYAGIREITCDGACGIMVPSYSLRKYAALLNAALADTELQERMRTRALEASRRYDLENIGNQWLSLFNEM, encoded by the coding sequence ATGCAACTGCAAACCATCGCTTTCTTCAATTGGCTTTATCCATACGGCGGAGCGGAAACGGTAACGCACAATCTCGCCTCCTTCTTTCACAAACAGGGTTACCGCATAATTCTGTATATCGAGAAGTTGAACCGCGAATTATTATGTGATGAAGAGCGGGCAATATTTCAATTCAGGGAGCTGCCGGCCGGACCCGATCCGAAAAAACCGGCGAACGTCGATTTCCTTTGCCGGTCTCTCCAAGAGGAGAGCGTAGATTGCATCATCGTCCAAGGCATAGATGCCATTCCGTTCGCAGAGATCAAACGCAGGACCCGGTGCCGGATGATTTTCTGTCTGCACAACATTCCCTTCTGGGAAGAGTACGCATGGCGCGAACTCAAATCCACGGAAATCCCCAATCCGACATTTCTGCGCCGGCTGGAATTTCTGTTCCTGCGCCGGCCGCTCGACCGCATTACCCGCAAACGCCTGCACCGGACAGAGAAAATGTACGCCGGCATGATGCCCCATCTGGATCGCATGCTGCTCCTCTGCGACCAATACAAAGAGGACTTCATGCAGGCGCTCAAGGCTTCAGGCCATCCCGGAAGCGACGCTCCCGCATCGAAATACGGAGCCATACTCAATCCGCTCCTGCCTGCGGCGGCCGCCCCCGTATCGCCCAAAGAAAAGATCGTCCTGTACGTAGGACGCTTCCACAGAGCTCACAAACGGGTCGATCGCCTGCTGAAAATATGGAAAACCGTCGAACGCAGGAATCCAGACTGGAAGCTGATTCTGGTCGGATGCGGCGAGGAAGACGAGAACCTGCGCAAATTAGCCGTAAGACTACGGTTGCAGCGGGCCGAATTCGCCGGCTATCATGCCGATGTAACGCCATTCTACCGCAGGGCGACATTCATGTGCCTGACCTCTAATTTCGAAGGGCTGCCCATGAGTCTGATGGAAGGCCAGCAATACGGCGTCATTCCGGTATCGTTCGACTCCTATGCCGGAATTAGGGAAATCACCTGCGACGGAGCGTGCGGAATCATGGTTCCCTCCTACAGCCTGCGCAAATACGCCGCGCTGCTGAATGCGGCGCTTGCGGACACGGAACTTCAGGAACGTATGCGGACGCGCGCGCTGGAAGCTTCCCGCAGATACGATCTGGAAAATATCGGCAACCAATGGCTCAGCCTTTTCAACGAAATGTAA
- a CDS encoding DUF4295 domain-containing protein, which translates to MAKKVVATLKTGTGKNFTKCIKMVKSDKTGAYMFKEGIIPNDQVKEFFEEKK; encoded by the coding sequence ATGGCAAAGAAAGTAGTCGCAACACTGAAAACCGGCACGGGTAAGAACTTTACGAAGTGCATCAAGATGGTCAAGTCGGACAAAACCGGTGCTTACATGTTCAAGGAAGGCATCATCCCCAACGACCAAGTCAAAGAATTCTTCGAGGAGAAGAAATAA
- the rpmG gene encoding 50S ribosomal protein L33: MAKKGNRVQVILECTEQKESGVPGMSRYITTKNKKNTPDRLERKKYNPFLKKVTVHREIK; this comes from the coding sequence ATGGCAAAGAAAGGCAACAGAGTTCAGGTCATCCTCGAATGCACCGAACAGAAAGAGAGCGGAGTTCCGGGAATGTCCCGTTACATCACGACAAAAAACAAGAAGAACACCCCCGACCGTCTGGAGCGCAAGAAATACAACCCGTTTCTGAAAAAGGTCACCGTTCACCGTGAAATTAAATAG
- the rpmB gene encoding 50S ribosomal protein L28 has translation MKVCEITGKVAIVGNNVSHSHHKTKRKFSPNLKTKRFWSEQEGRWITLKVSAAGMKTINKKGLAVALREAAAPKSVY, from the coding sequence ATGAAAGTTTGCGAAATCACAGGCAAGGTGGCGATCGTGGGAAACAACGTCTCGCACTCGCACCACAAGACCAAACGCAAATTCAGTCCCAATCTGAAAACCAAGCGTTTCTGGTCTGAGCAGGAGGGCCGCTGGATTACCCTGAAGGTATCGGCTGCCGGCATGAAAACAATCAACAAGAAGGGTCTTGCAGTCGCTCTGCGCGAGGCTGCCGCACCTAAGTCCGTTTACTAA